A genome region from Apus apus isolate bApuApu2 chromosome 2, bApuApu2.pri.cur, whole genome shotgun sequence includes the following:
- the JCAD gene encoding junctional cadherin 5-associated protein isoform X1, with the protein MFSVEDLLISHGYKLAKNPPVSYENRYDGYRHEIAGNRSAQRTLNGFEAEARAGAYSKKKPLVKTNSSSTESSHGSQGRQAGPGYHHDLQGLSTFHTSEGGVYDRPQLAWSPQPRTDKDLAYWRRRGQDFSVLLGYSQKGCVEMKGLAAAQGAPRHPKESQLQVGTGTGYVRISGLQESCEVPSDCKWQSLGIESWNQPKQVGRQMSEGDREKMLHELYSLTLGDNVLSTHNKGKSQSLPRVLSPESMRCVEIPALTNSNNSISITKTPSYPPNRLSVEPAKHHEMGGHFLPLVKPKYGRPLKPLSYELQRQTRAPAETAGFQDHYQKDEPIPYLAKVNEPRQDVCIQDSGLEPPVYVPPPSYKSPPHQNVPPHPLNQVPKNNAYASSDHQGPVERVVPCKQPAANTSEAGDGPCKDNHLPHGKQSHTRRPPDYLRSVQYIPFDDPRIRHIKIAPLEGLQDSSKYTENASSPSSGALKERDLEVQYNSAFLDASKLSSSAKGERTSDNSTHSKRWLAPSTRDQENCALSDQRDSCSTANHSPHNKASKEYTKGKLFVRNSHMDSTCETVTKVKKFEPGTGMQSKKSSKKKMNETIFCLVSIPVKSESNLPDTDRNNNITQSSDKNESDNNGALQEQSLLSMSSTDLELQALTGSMTNKNELQKQELWQPEEFKQMNDLRFIQPTKHRELKYSGSWPGDQYKDQQTQTSFAEEPKSPQFFHGTKPGQPSSNKLLSPKLPACTASTIGSKQAGLPSDERSCKQNAYGMKGQMYLSQSSNSAFSRTATSVLQAPSPKVRRSQTVPAQERENGLLSKGDVIKGEAGAPCNSKELFGQFLLKPVSRRPWDAISELESFNKELQGQEESTSSEDDLEGAEAPLQTGALAQRRASRNERSNQEPKHSGKSETVVPEAPVFKSGRVKSKSESWSEEMEHGSEMGYIGLQGSSKPGGSSGGVGPADGSPITEISMGEAKSRTSKQPVRVGPIRRVFSSSPSSSCHSNPFNNPVLQEMSKDQNYLDFVKRSKGATPTNDTMVERGSIIRLSLTKRNQGRSEPDLRSVGLDVAPGPGANNSDHSSNANAVEIPVNESLQARAARILGIDIAVESLLHDDHVGPHTGTCPANGVQDSESSVGSTVSDKEGKKDGSYEGRRKCGWTESALFVRVGGRSLHPDERQTTHQEGSAKTPVTEQVLEQPASPSQGEDQNLACKSAVYQHSEKRVRSTSKVIETLQGKLTSPPSRTAMDRLLRMKEVDSVSRMRRLSIKSADSGEEVDEEKLLRVQEDRGSKLASSGAVSKRVISLSENGYLGGIDKKKTDRDFSLGKILSIMGDLSGYCFLM; encoded by the exons ATGTTCAGTGTCGAGGACCTCCTGATTTCTCATGGATATAAATTAGCAAAAAATCCCCCTGTTTCATATGAGAACAGATATGATGGATACCGGCATGAAATCGCAGGGAACAGATCTGCTCAGAGAACACTGAATGGGTTTGAGGCAGAAGCAAGAGCTGGGGCATACAGCAAGAAGAAACCTCTGGTGAAAACCAACTcaagcagcactgaaagcagCCATGGGAGCCAAGGGAGGCAAGCAGGTCCTGGTTACCACCATGACCTTCAGGGTTTGTCCACTTTTCATACTTCAGAAGGGGG ggTTTATGACAGACCTCAATTAGCATGGTCTCCCCAGCCCAGAACTGATAAAGATCTTGCCTACTGGCGAAGACGAGGGCAGGACTTCAGTGTGCTGCTGGGCTACTCCCAGAAAGGCTGCGTGGAAATGAAAGGCTTGGCTGCAGCCCAAGGGGCACCCCGGCACCCCAAAGAGAGTCAGCTACAGGTGGGGACAGGCACAGGGTATGTCAGAATAAGTGGCTTGCAGGAGAGCTGCGAAGTGCCCAGCGACTGCAAATGGCAAAGTCTGGGAATAGAAAGCTGGAATCAGCCAAAACAGGTAGGAAGGCAAATGTCTGAGGGTGACAGGGAGAAAATGCTTCATGAGCTGTATTCACTGACCCTGGGAGACAACGTACTGAGCACCCACAACAAGGGGAAATCACAGTCCCTGCCAAGGGTCCTTTCACCAGAGAGTATGAGGTGTGTGGAAATACCTGCCCTGACCAACAGCAACAACTCGATCAGCATAACTAAAACTCCCTCCTATCCCCCAAACAGACTGAGTGTGGAACCAGCCAAGCACCATGAAATGGGAGGCCATTTCCTTCCCCTTGTGAAACCCAAGTATGGGAGACCCCTCAAGCCTCTGTCCTACGAACTGCAGCGGCAGACAAGGGCACCTGCAGAAACTGCGGGTTTCCAGGACCACTACCAGAAAGATGAACCCATCCCATACTTAGCCAAAGTTAATGAGCCAAGGCAAGATGTTTGCATTCAAGACTCTGGTTTGGAGCCCCCTGTCTATGTACCTCCTCCATCTTACAAATCCCCGCCTCACCAAAATGTGCCCCCACACCCCCTCAACCAAGTGCCTAAGAACAACGCCTATGCCAGCAGTGACCACCAGGGTCCTGTGGAGCGAGTAGTCCCCTGCAAACAACCAGCTGCAAATACTTCTGAAGCAGGGGATGGCCCTTGCAAAGACAACCATCTTCCTCACGGGAAGCAAAGCCACACAAGGCGCCCCCCTGACTATCTGCGTTCTGTTCAGTATATTCCCTTTGATGATCCTCGGATACGACATATTAAGATTGCACCCCTGGAAGGTCTGCAGGACAGCAGtaaatacactgaaaatgcATCTAGTCCCAGTTCTGGTGCTTTGAAAGAGAGAGATCTTGAAGTACAGTACAACAGTGCCTTCTTGGATGCATCAAAGTTGTCCAGTTCTGCAAAGGGAGAAAGAACTTCTGACAACTCCACCCACAGCAAGAGATGGTTGGCACCATCCACCCGAGATCAAGAAAATTGTGCCTTGTCAGACCAAAGAGATAGTTGTAGCACAGCTAATCACAGCCCCCATAATAAAGCCAGCAAAGAGTACACAAAAGGCAAACTTTTTGTAAGAAATTCACATATGGACAGCACCTGTGAGACTGTTACAAAAGTGAAAAAGTTTGAACCTGGAACTGGGATGCAGAGCAAAAAgagttcaaagaaaaaaatgaatgaaactATATTTTGTTTGGTCTCTATCCCAGTTAAATCAGAATCCAATCTGCCAGATACAGATAGGAACAACAACATAACCCAGAGCTCTGATAAGAATGAGTCTGATAACAATGGGGCTTTGCAAGAACAAAGTCTCCTAAGTATGTCTTCAACAGACTTGGAGTTACAAGCGCTTACAGGAAGCATGACCAATAAAAATGAGTTACAAAAACAAGAGTTGTGGCAACCAGAAGAGTTCAAACAAATGAATGACCTCAGATTTATTCAGCCTACAAAACACAGAGAGCTCAAATACTCTGGCTCCTGGCCAGGTGATCAGTACAAAGACCAGCAGACACAAACCAGTTTTGCTGAAGAACCTAAAAGCCCACAATTTTTCCATGGTACAAAGCCTGGGCAACCCAGTAGTAACAAACTGCTGTCTCCGAAGCTTCCAGCATGTACAGCATCCACAATAGGGTCAAaacaggcagggctgccttCTGATGAGAGAAGTTGCAAGCAGAATGCTTATGGCATGAAGGGTCAGATGTACCTCAGCCAGTCTAGCAACAGTGCGTTTTCCAGGACTGCCACCTCAGTCCTTCAGGCCCCCTCCCCAAAAGTCCGTCGAAGTCAGACTGTGCCTGCCCAGGAGAGGGAAAATGGCCTGCTTTCCAAAGGAGATGTAATTAAGGGAGAAGCAGGTGCTCCCTGCAACAGTAAAGAGCTGTTTGGGCAGTTCCTGTTGAAGCCTGTAAGTCGCCGTCCCTGGGATGCAATAAGTGAGCTAGAAAGTTTTAACAAGGAgctgcaagggcaggaggagagcacAAGCAGTGAAGATGATTTGGAAGGTGCTGAGGCTCCTCTGCAGACAGGTGCCCTTGCACAGAGGAGAGCATCCAGAAATGAGAGGTCGAACCAGGAGCCAAAGCACAGCGGGAAATCAGAAACGGTTGTGCCAGAGGCGCCTGTATTTAAGTCAGGAAGAGTTAAAAGTAAGTCTGAAAGTTGGAGCGAGGAGATGGAGCATGGCAGTGAGATGGGTTATATTGGTTTGCAAGGCTCCTCAAAGCCAGGAGGGAGCAGTGGAGGAGTTGGGCCAGCAGATGGAAGTCCAATAACAGAAATAAGCATGGGGGAAGCCAAGAGCAGAACCAGCAAGCAGCCAGTGCGTGTGGGCCCTATCAGGAGAGTTTTCTCCAGTAGTCCAAGCAGCTCATGTCACAGTAATCCTTTCAATAACCCTGTCTTGCAGGAGATGAGCAAAGACCAAAATTACCTAGACTTTGTTAAACGGAGCAAAGGTGCAACTCCCACAAATGATACCATGGTAGAGAGAGGCTCAATAATACGCTTGTCACTAACAAAGAGGAACCAAGGGCGCTCTGAGCCGGATTTGAGGTCAGTGGGACTTGATGTAGCCCCAGGACCTGGTGCTAACAATTCTGATCACTCTTCAAATGCAAATGCAGTGGAAATCCCTGTGAATGAGTCGTTGCAGGCAAGAGCTGCAAGAATTTTAGGTATAGATATAGCAGTGGAGTCTCTCCTTCATGATGACCACGTTGGGCCCCACACAGGCACTTGCCCTGCAAACGGTGTGCAGGACTCTGAGTCATCAGTGGGGAGCACAGTAAgtgacaaagaaggaaaaaaggatggTTCCTATGAAGGCAGACGGAAGTGTGGCTGGACAGAGAGTGCTCTCTTTGTCAGAGTGGGAGGCCGATCTTTACACCCTGATGAACGCCAGACCACTCACCAGGAAGGCAGCGCTAAAACACCGGTAACTGAGCAAGTTCTGGAACAACCTGCGAGTCCCAGCCAAGGTGAGGACCAAAATTTGGCTTGCAAGTCAGCTGTGTACCAGCATTCAGAAAAGAGAGTGAGAAGCACGTCAAAAGTGATAGAGACACTCCAAGGCAAGCTGACTTCTCCACCAAGCCGGACTGCCATGGATCGCTTACTGCGGATGAAGGAAGTTGACTCCGTGTCCCGGATGAGACGTCTGAGCATTAAGAGCGCAGACTCGGGAGAGGAGGTGGATGAGGAGAAACTGTTGAGGGTACAAGAGGACAGAGGAAGCAAACTGGCAAGCTCAGGGGCTGTTTCCAAGCGTGTTATCTCTCTCAGTGAAAATGGATATTTAGGTGGAATAGACAAGAAGAAGACTGACAGAGACTTTTCTTTAGGTAAGATATTATCTATTATGGGAGATCTAAGTGGGTACTGTTTTCTTATGTAA
- the JCAD gene encoding junctional cadherin 5-associated protein isoform X2, whose translation MFSVEDLLISHGYKLAKNPPVSYENRYDGYRHEIAGNRSAQRTLNGFEAEARAGAYSKKKPLVKTNSSSTESSHGSQGRQAGPGYHHDLQGLSTFHTSEGGVYDRPQLAWSPQPRTDKDLAYWRRRGQDFSVLLGYSQKGCVEMKGLAAAQGAPRHPKESQLQVGTGTGYVRISGLQESCEVPSDCKWQSLGIESWNQPKQVGRQMSEGDREKMLHELYSLTLGDNVLSTHNKGKSQSLPRVLSPESMRCVEIPALTNSNNSISITKTPSYPPNRLSVEPAKHHEMGGHFLPLVKPKYGRPLKPLSYELQRQTRAPAETAGFQDHYQKDEPIPYLAKVNEPRQDVCIQDSGLEPPVYVPPPSYKSPPHQNVPPHPLNQVPKNNAYASSDHQGPVERVVPCKQPAANTSEAGDGPCKDNHLPHGKQSHTRRPPDYLRSVQYIPFDDPRIRHIKIAPLEGLQDSSKYTENASSPSSGALKERDLEVQYNSAFLDASKLSSSAKGERTSDNSTHSKRWLAPSTRDQENCALSDQRDSCSTANHSPHNKASKEYTKGKLFVRNSHMDSTCETVTKVKKFEPGTGMQSKKSSKKKMNETIFCLVSIPVKSESNLPDTDRNNNITQSSDKNESDNNGALQEQSLLSMSSTDLELQALTGSMTNKNELQKQELWQPEEFKQMNDLRFIQPTKHRELKYSGSWPGDQYKDQQTQTSFAEEPKSPQFFHGTKPGQPSSNKLLSPKLPACTASTIGSKQAGLPSDERSCKQNAYGMKGQMYLSQSSNSAFSRTATSVLQAPSPKVRRSQTVPAQERENGLLSKGDVIKGEAGAPCNSKELFGQFLLKPVSRRPWDAISELESFNKELQGQEESTSSEDDLEGAEAPLQTGALAQRRASRNERSNQEPKHSGKSETVVPEAPVFKSGRVKSKSESWSEEMEHGSEMGYIGLQGSSKPGGSSGGVGPADGSPITEISMGEAKSRTSKQPVRVGPIRRVFSSSPSSSCHSNPFNNPVLQEMSKDQNYLDFVKRSKGATPTNDTMVERGSIIRLSLTKRNQGRSEPDLRSVGLDVAPGPGANNSDHSSNANAVEIPVNESLQARAARILGIDIAVESLLHDDHVGPHTGTCPANGVQDSESSVGSTVSDKEGKKDGSYEGRRKCGWTESALFVRVGGRSLHPDERQTTHQEGSAKTPVTEQVLEQPASPSQGEDQNLACKSAVYQHSEKRVRSTSKVIETLQGKLTSPPSRTAMDRLLRMKEVDSVSRMRRLSIKSADSGEEVDEEKLLRVQEDRGSKLASSGAVSKRVISLSENGYLGGIDKKKTDRDFSLDTYDPTKVEKV comes from the exons ATGTTCAGTGTCGAGGACCTCCTGATTTCTCATGGATATAAATTAGCAAAAAATCCCCCTGTTTCATATGAGAACAGATATGATGGATACCGGCATGAAATCGCAGGGAACAGATCTGCTCAGAGAACACTGAATGGGTTTGAGGCAGAAGCAAGAGCTGGGGCATACAGCAAGAAGAAACCTCTGGTGAAAACCAACTcaagcagcactgaaagcagCCATGGGAGCCAAGGGAGGCAAGCAGGTCCTGGTTACCACCATGACCTTCAGGGTTTGTCCACTTTTCATACTTCAGAAGGGGG ggTTTATGACAGACCTCAATTAGCATGGTCTCCCCAGCCCAGAACTGATAAAGATCTTGCCTACTGGCGAAGACGAGGGCAGGACTTCAGTGTGCTGCTGGGCTACTCCCAGAAAGGCTGCGTGGAAATGAAAGGCTTGGCTGCAGCCCAAGGGGCACCCCGGCACCCCAAAGAGAGTCAGCTACAGGTGGGGACAGGCACAGGGTATGTCAGAATAAGTGGCTTGCAGGAGAGCTGCGAAGTGCCCAGCGACTGCAAATGGCAAAGTCTGGGAATAGAAAGCTGGAATCAGCCAAAACAGGTAGGAAGGCAAATGTCTGAGGGTGACAGGGAGAAAATGCTTCATGAGCTGTATTCACTGACCCTGGGAGACAACGTACTGAGCACCCACAACAAGGGGAAATCACAGTCCCTGCCAAGGGTCCTTTCACCAGAGAGTATGAGGTGTGTGGAAATACCTGCCCTGACCAACAGCAACAACTCGATCAGCATAACTAAAACTCCCTCCTATCCCCCAAACAGACTGAGTGTGGAACCAGCCAAGCACCATGAAATGGGAGGCCATTTCCTTCCCCTTGTGAAACCCAAGTATGGGAGACCCCTCAAGCCTCTGTCCTACGAACTGCAGCGGCAGACAAGGGCACCTGCAGAAACTGCGGGTTTCCAGGACCACTACCAGAAAGATGAACCCATCCCATACTTAGCCAAAGTTAATGAGCCAAGGCAAGATGTTTGCATTCAAGACTCTGGTTTGGAGCCCCCTGTCTATGTACCTCCTCCATCTTACAAATCCCCGCCTCACCAAAATGTGCCCCCACACCCCCTCAACCAAGTGCCTAAGAACAACGCCTATGCCAGCAGTGACCACCAGGGTCCTGTGGAGCGAGTAGTCCCCTGCAAACAACCAGCTGCAAATACTTCTGAAGCAGGGGATGGCCCTTGCAAAGACAACCATCTTCCTCACGGGAAGCAAAGCCACACAAGGCGCCCCCCTGACTATCTGCGTTCTGTTCAGTATATTCCCTTTGATGATCCTCGGATACGACATATTAAGATTGCACCCCTGGAAGGTCTGCAGGACAGCAGtaaatacactgaaaatgcATCTAGTCCCAGTTCTGGTGCTTTGAAAGAGAGAGATCTTGAAGTACAGTACAACAGTGCCTTCTTGGATGCATCAAAGTTGTCCAGTTCTGCAAAGGGAGAAAGAACTTCTGACAACTCCACCCACAGCAAGAGATGGTTGGCACCATCCACCCGAGATCAAGAAAATTGTGCCTTGTCAGACCAAAGAGATAGTTGTAGCACAGCTAATCACAGCCCCCATAATAAAGCCAGCAAAGAGTACACAAAAGGCAAACTTTTTGTAAGAAATTCACATATGGACAGCACCTGTGAGACTGTTACAAAAGTGAAAAAGTTTGAACCTGGAACTGGGATGCAGAGCAAAAAgagttcaaagaaaaaaatgaatgaaactATATTTTGTTTGGTCTCTATCCCAGTTAAATCAGAATCCAATCTGCCAGATACAGATAGGAACAACAACATAACCCAGAGCTCTGATAAGAATGAGTCTGATAACAATGGGGCTTTGCAAGAACAAAGTCTCCTAAGTATGTCTTCAACAGACTTGGAGTTACAAGCGCTTACAGGAAGCATGACCAATAAAAATGAGTTACAAAAACAAGAGTTGTGGCAACCAGAAGAGTTCAAACAAATGAATGACCTCAGATTTATTCAGCCTACAAAACACAGAGAGCTCAAATACTCTGGCTCCTGGCCAGGTGATCAGTACAAAGACCAGCAGACACAAACCAGTTTTGCTGAAGAACCTAAAAGCCCACAATTTTTCCATGGTACAAAGCCTGGGCAACCCAGTAGTAACAAACTGCTGTCTCCGAAGCTTCCAGCATGTACAGCATCCACAATAGGGTCAAaacaggcagggctgccttCTGATGAGAGAAGTTGCAAGCAGAATGCTTATGGCATGAAGGGTCAGATGTACCTCAGCCAGTCTAGCAACAGTGCGTTTTCCAGGACTGCCACCTCAGTCCTTCAGGCCCCCTCCCCAAAAGTCCGTCGAAGTCAGACTGTGCCTGCCCAGGAGAGGGAAAATGGCCTGCTTTCCAAAGGAGATGTAATTAAGGGAGAAGCAGGTGCTCCCTGCAACAGTAAAGAGCTGTTTGGGCAGTTCCTGTTGAAGCCTGTAAGTCGCCGTCCCTGGGATGCAATAAGTGAGCTAGAAAGTTTTAACAAGGAgctgcaagggcaggaggagagcacAAGCAGTGAAGATGATTTGGAAGGTGCTGAGGCTCCTCTGCAGACAGGTGCCCTTGCACAGAGGAGAGCATCCAGAAATGAGAGGTCGAACCAGGAGCCAAAGCACAGCGGGAAATCAGAAACGGTTGTGCCAGAGGCGCCTGTATTTAAGTCAGGAAGAGTTAAAAGTAAGTCTGAAAGTTGGAGCGAGGAGATGGAGCATGGCAGTGAGATGGGTTATATTGGTTTGCAAGGCTCCTCAAAGCCAGGAGGGAGCAGTGGAGGAGTTGGGCCAGCAGATGGAAGTCCAATAACAGAAATAAGCATGGGGGAAGCCAAGAGCAGAACCAGCAAGCAGCCAGTGCGTGTGGGCCCTATCAGGAGAGTTTTCTCCAGTAGTCCAAGCAGCTCATGTCACAGTAATCCTTTCAATAACCCTGTCTTGCAGGAGATGAGCAAAGACCAAAATTACCTAGACTTTGTTAAACGGAGCAAAGGTGCAACTCCCACAAATGATACCATGGTAGAGAGAGGCTCAATAATACGCTTGTCACTAACAAAGAGGAACCAAGGGCGCTCTGAGCCGGATTTGAGGTCAGTGGGACTTGATGTAGCCCCAGGACCTGGTGCTAACAATTCTGATCACTCTTCAAATGCAAATGCAGTGGAAATCCCTGTGAATGAGTCGTTGCAGGCAAGAGCTGCAAGAATTTTAGGTATAGATATAGCAGTGGAGTCTCTCCTTCATGATGACCACGTTGGGCCCCACACAGGCACTTGCCCTGCAAACGGTGTGCAGGACTCTGAGTCATCAGTGGGGAGCACAGTAAgtgacaaagaaggaaaaaaggatggTTCCTATGAAGGCAGACGGAAGTGTGGCTGGACAGAGAGTGCTCTCTTTGTCAGAGTGGGAGGCCGATCTTTACACCCTGATGAACGCCAGACCACTCACCAGGAAGGCAGCGCTAAAACACCGGTAACTGAGCAAGTTCTGGAACAACCTGCGAGTCCCAGCCAAGGTGAGGACCAAAATTTGGCTTGCAAGTCAGCTGTGTACCAGCATTCAGAAAAGAGAGTGAGAAGCACGTCAAAAGTGATAGAGACACTCCAAGGCAAGCTGACTTCTCCACCAAGCCGGACTGCCATGGATCGCTTACTGCGGATGAAGGAAGTTGACTCCGTGTCCCGGATGAGACGTCTGAGCATTAAGAGCGCAGACTCGGGAGAGGAGGTGGATGAGGAGAAACTGTTGAGGGTACAAGAGGACAGAGGAAGCAAACTGGCAAGCTCAGGGGCTGTTTCCAAGCGTGTTATCTCTCTCAGTGAAAATGGATATTTAGGTGGAATAGACAAGAAGAAGACTGACAGAGACTTTTCTTTAG